In one Lycium barbarum isolate Lr01 chromosome 7, ASM1917538v2, whole genome shotgun sequence genomic region, the following are encoded:
- the LOC132601261 gene encoding uncharacterized protein LOC132601261, with amino-acid sequence MANLTKLEFVALDISGKNYLSWVLDAEIHLDAMGLGDTIKENNKTSNQENAKAMIFLRHHLDEDLKIEYLTIKNPLVLWKNLKERYDHLKMVFLPKARHEWINLRLQDFKSVMKYNSEMFRITSILTLCGEKISDYDKLEKTFSTFHASNVLLQQQYREKGFTKNCDLIAHLLVAEQNNDLLMKNHKNRPTGVAPLPEVNEVYAHYSRRGKGHGPGRGHDNSRGRYNGQRRNYFPGVNHSSKKNHHQKGKKKDDRHEVPEARGSENKCYRCGGSGHWSHFFEHPEGKINHLIGHGSVVRDD; translated from the exons ATGGCTAACCTTACAAAACTCGAGTTCGTTGCCCTTGATATTTCGGGCAAGAACTACCTATCATGGGTGTTAGATGCTGAAATCCATCTTGATGCTATGGGTCTTGGAGACACcattaaagaaaataataaaacatCCAACCAAGAAAATGCTAAGGCTATGATATTCTTGCGTCATCATCTTGATGAGGACCTGAAAATTGAATATCTTACTATTAAGAATCCACTCGTTTTAtggaaaaacttgaaagaaaggtatgaccacctgaagatggtcttcCTCCCAAAAGCACGACATGAATGGATCAatctaaggctacaagatttcaaATCAGTTATGAAGTATAACTCTGAGATGTTCAGAATTACTTCTATATTGACACTATGTGGAGAAAAGATTAGTGATTATGATAAACTAGAAAAGACGTTCTCCACTTTTCATGCCTCGAATGTGCTTCTGCAGCAGCAATATCGAGAGAAAGGTTTCACAAAGAATTGTGATTTGATTGCTCATCTTCTTGTGGCTGAACAAAATAATGATTTGCTGATGAAAAATCACAAGAATCGACCTACTGGCGTTGCACcactccccgaagtgaatgaggtGTATGCCCACTACTCCAGGCGTGGAAAAGGTCATGGCCCCGGTCGTGGTCATGATAATAGTCGTGGTCGTTATAATGGTCAAAGGAGAAATTATTTTCCTGGTGTTAATCACTCTTCAAAGAAAAATCACCaccaaaaggggaaaaagaaggaTGATAGGCATGAAGTGCCAGAAGCACGTGGCTCAGAAAACAAATGCTATCGATGTGGTGGAAGTggacactggtcac ATTTCTTTGAGCACCCTGAAGGAAAGATAAATCACTTGATTGGTCATGGTTCTGTGGTTAGAGATGATTGA